From the genome of Streptomyces sp. NBC_01260, one region includes:
- the ctaC gene encoding aa3-type cytochrome oxidase subunit II — protein sequence MSPNGSDRSSRRPMRRKLPQVLTAGLILATATGCTYKDFPRLGMPTPVTEEAPRILSLWQGSWAAALATGVLVWGLILWSVIFHRRSRTKVEVPPQTRYNMPIEALYTVVPLIIVSVLFYFTARDESKLLELSPKPAHTVNVVGYQWSWGFNYIENVDGSTATGNEIPKELDAIPDRFRKDFPKGAEGVYDVGVPGTRNPQNGNPGPTLWLAKGEKVRFVLTSRDVIHSFWVVPFLMKQDVIPGHTNSFEVTPNQEGTFMGKCAELCGVDHSRMLFNVKVVSPERYQAHLKELAKKGNTGYVPAGIEQTDPARNAETNKL from the coding sequence GTGAGTCCCAACGGCTCCGACCGCTCGTCGCGGCGCCCGATGCGGCGGAAGCTGCCGCAGGTGCTGACTGCGGGCCTGATCCTGGCGACCGCAACCGGTTGCACATACAAGGATTTCCCCCGCCTCGGTATGCCTACGCCGGTAACGGAAGAGGCCCCACGGATCCTTTCCCTCTGGCAGGGCTCGTGGGCGGCAGCGCTCGCCACGGGCGTGCTGGTCTGGGGCCTGATCCTGTGGAGCGTCATCTTCCACCGGCGCAGCCGCACCAAGGTGGAGGTTCCTCCGCAGACCCGGTACAACATGCCGATCGAGGCGTTGTACACCGTGGTCCCTCTGATCATCGTCTCGGTGTTGTTCTACTTCACCGCGCGCGATGAATCGAAGCTCCTCGAACTCTCCCCGAAGCCCGCCCACACGGTCAACGTGGTCGGCTATCAGTGGAGCTGGGGCTTCAACTACATCGAGAACGTGGACGGCTCGACCGCCACGGGCAACGAGATCCCCAAGGAGCTCGACGCCATCCCGGACCGGTTCCGCAAGGACTTCCCCAAGGGTGCTGAAGGCGTCTACGACGTCGGTGTCCCGGGAACCCGGAATCCGCAGAACGGCAACCCCGGTCCGACCCTGTGGCTGGCCAAGGGGGAGAAGGTCCGCTTCGTCCTGACTTCGCGTGACGTCATCCACTCGTTCTGGGTGGTGCCGTTCCTCATGAAGCAGGACGTCATTCCGGGCCACACCAACTCCTTCGAGGTGACTCCCAACCAGGAGGGCACCTTCATGGGCAAGTGCGCCGAGCTCTGTGGCGTCGACCACTCCCGCATGCTCTTCAACGTCAAGGTCGTCTCCCCGGAGCGCTATCAGGCGCACCTCAAGGAGCTGGCGAAGAAGGGCAACACGGGCTACGTGCCGGCCGGCATCGAGCAGACTGACCCGGCCAGGAATGCGGAGACGAACAAACTGTGA
- the ctaD gene encoding aa3-type cytochrome oxidase subunit I — MSILNEPQGAAAADDSYEDELPVRRKQPGNVVVKWMTTTDHKTIGTMYLVTSFAFFCIGGLLALFMRAELARPGTQIMSNEQFNQAFTMHGTIMLLMFATPLFAGFANWIMPLQIGAPDVAFPRLNMFAYWLYLFGSILAVAGFLTPQGAADFGWFAYSPLSDAVRSPGVGADMWIMGLAFSGFGTILGSVNFITTIICMRAPGMTMFRMPIFVWNVLLTGVLVLLAFPVLAAALFALEADRKFGAHVFDAANGGALLWQHLFWFFGHPEVYIIALPFFGIVSEVIPVFSRKPMFGYIGLIGATIAIAGLSVTVWAHHMYVTGGVLLPFFSFMTFLIAVPTGVKFFNWIGTMWKGSLSFETPMLWAVGFLITFAFGGLTGVILASPPMDFHVSDSYFVVAHFHYVVFGTVVFAMFSGFHFWWPKFTGKMLDERLGKITFWTLFVGFHGTFLVQHWLGAEGMPRRYADYLAADGFTALNTISTICSFLLGLSILPFFYNVWKTAKYGKKIEVDDPWGYGRSLEWATSCPPPRHNFLTLPRIRSESPAFDLHHPEITALEQLEHHSEGDKALAGGKEAGK; from the coding sequence GTGAGCATCCTCAACGAACCTCAGGGTGCCGCGGCAGCAGACGACTCGTACGAGGACGAGCTGCCGGTCCGGCGCAAGCAGCCGGGAAACGTCGTCGTCAAGTGGATGACCACCACTGACCACAAGACGATCGGCACGATGTACCTGGTCACATCGTTCGCGTTCTTCTGCATCGGCGGTCTGCTCGCGCTCTTCATGCGCGCCGAGCTGGCCCGTCCGGGCACGCAGATCATGTCGAACGAGCAGTTCAACCAGGCGTTCACGATGCACGGCACGATCATGCTGCTGATGTTCGCGACGCCGCTGTTCGCCGGGTTCGCGAACTGGATCATGCCGCTGCAGATCGGCGCGCCCGACGTGGCGTTCCCGCGGCTGAACATGTTCGCGTACTGGCTGTACCTCTTCGGTTCGATCCTCGCGGTGGCCGGCTTCCTCACCCCGCAGGGTGCGGCCGACTTCGGCTGGTTCGCCTACTCCCCGCTTTCGGACGCGGTCCGCTCGCCGGGCGTCGGTGCCGATATGTGGATCATGGGTCTGGCCTTCTCCGGATTCGGCACGATCCTCGGTTCGGTCAACTTCATCACCACGATCATCTGCATGCGCGCACCCGGCATGACGATGTTCCGCATGCCGATCTTCGTCTGGAACGTCCTGCTGACCGGTGTTCTGGTCCTGCTGGCCTTCCCGGTCCTCGCCGCGGCGCTCTTCGCGCTGGAGGCGGACCGAAAATTCGGGGCGCATGTATTCGACGCGGCCAATGGCGGCGCATTGCTATGGCAACACCTCTTCTGGTTCTTCGGCCATCCAGAGGTGTACATCATCGCTTTGCCCTTCTTCGGGATCGTTTCCGAAGTGATTCCGGTGTTCAGTCGAAAGCCGATGTTCGGATACATCGGCCTGATCGGCGCGACGATCGCCATCGCGGGTCTGTCCGTGACCGTGTGGGCCCACCACATGTACGTCACCGGCGGTGTGCTGTTGCCGTTCTTCTCGTTCATGACGTTCCTCATCGCGGTACCCACCGGGGTGAAGTTCTTCAACTGGATCGGCACGATGTGGAAGGGCTCACTGTCCTTCGAGACACCGATGCTCTGGGCCGTCGGCTTCCTGATCACCTTCGCCTTCGGTGGTCTGACCGGCGTCATCCTCGCGTCGCCCCCGATGGACTTCCACGTCTCGGACTCGTACTTCGTCGTGGCGCACTTCCACTACGTGGTCTTCGGCACCGTGGTCTTCGCGATGTTCTCCGGATTCCACTTCTGGTGGCCGAAGTTCACCGGCAAGATGCTGGACGAGCGGCTCGGCAAGATCACCTTCTGGACGCTGTTCGTGGGCTTCCACGGCACGTTCCTGGTGCAGCACTGGCTGGGCGCCGAGGGCATGCCGCGTCGTTACGCGGACTACCTCGCGGCGGACGGCTTCACCGCGCTGAACACGATCTCGACGATCTGTTCGTTCCTGCTCGGTCTGTCGATCCTGCCGTTCTTCTACAACGTGTGGAAGACGGCCAAGTACGGCAAGAAGATCGAGGTCGACGACCCGTGGGGCTACGGCCGCTCGCTGGAGTGGGCGACGTCCTGCCCGCCGCCGCGGCACAACTTCCTCACGCTGCCGCGGATCCGTTCGGAATCCCCGGCGTTCGACCTGCACCACCCGGAAATCACGGCGCTCGAACAGCTGGAGCACCACTCCGAGGGTGACAAGGCCCTCGCCGGCGGCAAGGAGGCGGGCAAGTGA
- a CDS encoding cytochrome c oxidase subunit 4, which translates to MKIQGKLFLWLAVFMLAMAITYGVWSKEPAGTTALVLAFGLSVMIGFYLAFTARRVDALAQDNRDADVADEAGEVGFFSPHSWQPLSLAVGGALAFMGVVFGWWLLYFSLPMLLIGLFGWVFEYYRGENRTQ; encoded by the coding sequence GTGAAGATTCAGGGCAAGCTGTTCCTCTGGCTGGCGGTCTTCATGCTCGCCATGGCCATCACGTACGGCGTGTGGTCCAAGGAGCCGGCCGGTACGACCGCGCTCGTCCTGGCCTTCGGCCTGAGCGTCATGATCGGCTTCTACCTGGCCTTCACGGCCCGGCGGGTCGACGCGCTCGCGCAGGACAACAGGGACGCCGACGTGGCGGACGAGGCCGGCGAGGTGGGGTTCTTCTCCCCGCACAGCTGGCAGCCGCTCTCGCTGGCGGTCGGCGGTGCACTCGCCTTCATGGGAGTCGTCTTCGGCTGGTGGCTGCTCTACTTCTCGCTCCCGATGCTCCTGATCGGTCTGTTCGGCTGGGTGTTCGAGTACTACCGCGGTGAGAACCGCACCCAGTGA
- a CDS encoding L,D-transpeptidase → MNHTPRIRPVVSCTLLVVTLVAGMTACGESDGHPLSAKPYDAADEISFNAPDGGKKVDPDKPLEVGVDGDDGRITDVAAVDTAGRHLAGELDADGQRWHSTAPLAAGTRYTVKVSMEDHDGAPGDRTLSFETASAKRFLKVTFGPQAGTYGVGQPVTAQLSAPVADKAARATVERALKVRSTPAVTGSWYWVDNKTLHYRPRDYWPAKATIEVSSNLAGIKVANALYGAPAKALKITTGDRIEAVTDASEHSMTVKRNGEVINTIPVTTGKPGFSTRNGVKVVLGKEQQVRMRGETIGIAQGSSDSYDLLVYYATRVTWSGEYVHAAPWSTGSQGYANVSHGCTGMSTSAAEWFYNTVREGDIVRVVGSEGETMTPFDNGYGDWNLSWAKWQKGSALQNSTPDRVDTVQAARLRPEV, encoded by the coding sequence ATGAACCACACGCCGCGCATCCGTCCCGTAGTGAGCTGCACTCTGCTGGTCGTGACCCTGGTCGCAGGGATGACCGCCTGTGGGGAGTCCGACGGCCATCCGCTCTCGGCGAAGCCGTACGACGCCGCGGACGAGATCTCCTTCAACGCGCCCGACGGCGGCAAGAAGGTCGACCCGGACAAGCCCCTCGAAGTCGGCGTCGACGGCGACGACGGCCGGATCACCGATGTGGCGGCCGTCGACACCGCAGGACGCCATCTGGCGGGCGAACTCGACGCCGACGGGCAGCGCTGGCACTCCACCGCCCCGCTCGCCGCAGGCACCCGGTACACCGTCAAGGTCAGCATGGAGGACCACGACGGCGCCCCAGGGGACCGCACGCTGTCTTTCGAGACCGCCTCCGCCAAGAGGTTCCTGAAGGTCACCTTCGGCCCTCAGGCGGGCACCTACGGGGTCGGGCAGCCCGTTACGGCGCAACTCAGCGCCCCCGTCGCCGACAAGGCGGCCCGCGCCACCGTCGAGCGCGCGCTGAAGGTGCGCTCCACACCTGCCGTGACCGGCTCCTGGTACTGGGTCGACAACAAGACGCTGCACTACCGGCCGCGGGACTACTGGCCGGCGAAGGCCACCATCGAGGTCAGCAGCAATCTGGCCGGCATCAAGGTGGCCAACGCGCTGTACGGGGCTCCCGCGAAAGCGTTGAAGATCACTACCGGCGACCGGATCGAGGCCGTGACCGACGCCTCGGAGCACTCCATGACGGTCAAGCGCAACGGCGAAGTGATCAACACCATTCCGGTGACCACGGGCAAGCCCGGCTTCTCCACCCGCAACGGCGTCAAGGTCGTGCTGGGCAAGGAGCAGCAGGTACGTATGCGCGGGGAGACGATCGGCATCGCGCAGGGCTCGAGCGACTCCTACGACCTGCTGGTCTACTACGCGACCCGGGTCACCTGGAGCGGTGAGTACGTGCACGCGGCCCCCTGGTCCACGGGATCACAGGGGTACGCGAACGTCAGCCACGGGTGCACCGGTATGAGCACCAGCGCGGCGGAGTGGTTCTACAACACCGTGCGCGAGGGCGACATCGTCCGCGTCGTCGGCAGCGAGGGCGAGACCATGACGCCGTTCGACAACGGCTACGGCGACTGGAACCTGTCCTGGGCCAAGTGGCAGAAGGGCAGCGCACTGCAGAACAGCACGCCCGACCGCGTGGACACGGTTCAGGCGGCGCGACTGCGCCCCGAGGTCTGA